The following are from one region of the Corynebacterium hindlerae genome:
- a CDS encoding ABC transporter substrate-binding protein: MFKKAFVAVLSVVALTVAGCGSPEDTPPAASAQQLTVTDINGREITFDKEPQRVVAAGPRTLRMLTYLQITEKLVGVEQIDSDSKVSKPYAYVHREEFGKLPSIGKGGPGAEPDMEALIGVNPEVIVATWDAKTADDVTATTGIPVITVLYEDLFDPKFEQSLHILGEAFAKQERATTLIKATGDMRDDLKARGEKVPAEQRPSAYVGGVSFKGPHGITGTHGAYPPLAAIGANIVAAPAGNKAVTVDVEDLVNWNPDVVFLTASNMNMIRDDVSSRPQLYDEVAAFHNGKLYTQLPYNFYGANIEIAIADAYYAGTVLAPEAFNDIDPVKKFDEITELFLGKKLYADFEAAGLTFGKVEL; encoded by the coding sequence ATGTTCAAGAAGGCCTTTGTTGCGGTGCTCAGCGTTGTCGCGTTGACAGTTGCCGGTTGTGGCTCCCCGGAGGACACCCCGCCAGCAGCAAGCGCGCAGCAGCTAACAGTCACGGACATCAATGGCCGTGAGATCACCTTCGACAAGGAACCCCAGCGCGTCGTGGCTGCTGGGCCACGCACATTGCGGATGCTGACCTACCTGCAGATCACGGAGAAGCTGGTGGGCGTCGAACAGATCGACAGTGACAGCAAAGTGAGCAAACCGTACGCCTACGTGCATCGCGAAGAATTTGGCAAGCTCCCCTCAATTGGCAAAGGTGGGCCCGGAGCCGAGCCGGATATGGAAGCGCTGATCGGTGTAAACCCAGAAGTGATTGTGGCCACGTGGGATGCGAAAACCGCAGACGATGTCACCGCCACCACCGGGATCCCCGTCATTACCGTGCTTTACGAGGACCTGTTCGACCCCAAATTCGAGCAATCGCTGCACATTCTTGGCGAAGCCTTTGCCAAGCAGGAACGCGCAACCACCCTCATCAAGGCAACAGGAGACATGCGCGACGACCTCAAAGCGCGTGGCGAAAAAGTGCCTGCCGAACAGCGCCCGAGCGCCTATGTGGGTGGGGTTTCTTTCAAAGGGCCACACGGGATCACGGGTACCCACGGCGCCTACCCACCACTAGCTGCGATTGGTGCTAACATCGTCGCAGCTCCGGCAGGGAACAAAGCTGTCACCGTGGACGTCGAGGACCTGGTGAATTGGAACCCGGACGTCGTCTTCCTCACCGCAAGTAACATGAACATGATCCGCGATGATGTGTCATCCCGCCCGCAGCTTTACGACGAAGTGGCCGCGTTCCACAACGGCAAGCTGTACACCCAGCTGCCGTACAACTTCTACGGCGCCAACATTGAGATCGCCATCGCTGACGCGTACTATGCAGGCACCGTGCTCGCGCCAGAGGCCTTCAACGATATCGACCCCGTGAAGAAATTCGACGAAATCACAGAACTATTCCTGGGTAAAAAGCTGTATGCGGATTTTGAGGCCGCAGGTCTGACTTTTGGCAAGGTGGAACTCTAA
- a CDS encoding FecCD family ABC transporter permease, which yields MQKDRTALRARYQHHRTRRALVIVGLMAATAAAFFLALSIGGTSRQFLGVWEAFAPGTRGHLVLMNVRLPRALAALLAGVALAVAGATMQAVLRNPLASSSTVGVSQGAAFGAAISVVFFVGSSSKSSGVVDTNPTVTALCAFVGALASVAVIALLARQRAATPSVIILAGVALSSLFTSGTSLIQYFADELQIAAIVFWAFGDLGRARWPHLVVMTVVVVLALAFFVWKIWSYNALDAGEDVAQALGVNVIRLRTWTLIIGAAATAMVVSVVGVIAFVGLIAPHIVRRLVGEDYRYVLPGSALAGALVLLLADTFSRLIIAPTVLPVGAVTSFLGAPLFLMIILRQLRRQP from the coding sequence GTGCAAAAAGACCGCACTGCCCTCCGTGCCCGGTATCAGCATCATCGCACCCGCCGAGCATTAGTCATCGTTGGCCTGATGGCAGCTACGGCGGCTGCCTTCTTCCTCGCGTTGTCCATCGGTGGGACATCCAGGCAGTTCCTCGGGGTATGGGAAGCCTTCGCGCCGGGAACCCGAGGGCACCTTGTACTGATGAACGTCAGGTTGCCACGGGCGTTAGCGGCGCTGTTGGCCGGCGTTGCTCTCGCCGTAGCGGGAGCAACGATGCAGGCGGTACTGCGCAATCCGCTGGCGTCCTCATCAACAGTGGGAGTATCTCAGGGCGCAGCATTCGGGGCTGCTATCTCGGTGGTGTTTTTTGTGGGATCGTCGTCGAAAAGCTCAGGCGTGGTTGACACCAATCCGACAGTGACGGCGCTGTGCGCGTTTGTGGGGGCGCTCGCTTCGGTGGCGGTTATTGCGCTGCTCGCGCGACAACGGGCTGCCACGCCATCGGTAATCATTCTGGCGGGTGTGGCGCTGAGCTCGCTGTTTACCTCCGGGACGTCACTGATTCAGTACTTTGCGGATGAGCTGCAGATCGCGGCGATTGTTTTCTGGGCGTTTGGCGATCTGGGGCGCGCTCGGTGGCCGCACTTGGTCGTGATGACTGTGGTGGTTGTGCTGGCGCTCGCGTTTTTCGTCTGGAAAATCTGGTCCTACAACGCGCTGGACGCGGGGGAGGACGTGGCGCAAGCACTGGGCGTCAACGTGATCCGGCTGCGGACCTGGACACTGATCATCGGCGCTGCCGCAACCGCCATGGTGGTGTCTGTCGTGGGAGTTATCGCTTTCGTTGGTCTCATCGCACCCCACATTGTCCGGCGATTAGTGGGGGAGGACTACCGATATGTGCTGCCGGGCTCCGCACTGGCGGGAGCGTTGGTGCTGCTGCTTGCGGACACGTTTAGTCGCCTGATCATTGCCCCCACTGTGCTTCCAGTTGGTGCCGTCACTTCATTTCTTGGTGCGCCACTGTTTCTCATGATTATCCTTCGGCAACTTCGGAGGCAGCCATGA
- a CDS encoding ABC transporter ATP-binding protein, translating to MIRATGLSFSYPHRSPTLTDVSLHVPAGKVCAILGNNGAGKSTLLHCLLGTLGAKTGTVEVCEREITSYSTNEFAQTVAYVPQRSETSPTMVYDAILLGRMPHFLLGPRAEDHAVVEQTIASLGLDDIAFRYLNELSGGQQQKVAIARALVTQPKVLILDEPTSSLDVKNQAEVLALVRKAAHTHNMSVVMVVHDLTQALNHADTLCLLHQGRSTFITPDHAHGHSDELANILTETFGIPIEVTQLRGRYVAVTLE from the coding sequence ATGATCCGCGCAACAGGCCTGTCCTTTTCTTATCCGCACCGCTCGCCGACGCTTACCGACGTCAGTCTCCATGTTCCAGCCGGAAAAGTGTGCGCGATTTTGGGTAACAACGGCGCGGGAAAATCTACTTTGCTCCACTGCCTCTTGGGAACACTTGGGGCGAAAACCGGCACTGTGGAGGTCTGCGAACGCGAGATCACCAGCTACAGCACCAACGAATTCGCCCAAACAGTGGCCTATGTGCCACAGCGAAGTGAAACATCACCCACGATGGTGTACGACGCGATCCTGCTCGGAAGAATGCCACACTTCCTACTCGGACCCCGCGCCGAAGACCACGCCGTGGTGGAACAGACTATCGCCTCCCTCGGGCTAGATGACATCGCCTTCAGATATCTCAACGAGCTCTCCGGTGGGCAGCAACAAAAAGTGGCAATCGCCCGTGCCCTGGTTACCCAGCCTAAAGTGCTGATCCTGGACGAGCCGACCAGCAGCCTGGACGTGAAAAACCAAGCAGAGGTGCTCGCTCTCGTCCGCAAGGCAGCCCACACGCACAACATGTCAGTAGTGATGGTCGTGCATGACCTCACTCAAGCACTCAATCACGCGGATACCCTTTGTCTGTTGCACCAGGGCCGCAGCACCTTCATCACCCCTGACCACGCGCACGGCCACAGTGACGAGCTAGCCAACATATTGACTGAAACTTTTGGAATTCCCATCGAGGTGACACAACTACGTGGGCGGTACGTCGCAGTGACGCTTGAGTAG
- a CDS encoding TRAP transporter large permease subunit: MGIVALAVFIGVAVVINVVMKRDISEALLVGLVAVAALGGKDFFHLLKAGVIAGAQNEVLFAGLAFVFMGAIVNATGLIDRLIAILNSMFGRVRGGAGYVSTLGSAIIGLVAGSTAGNSATVGSVTVPWMKKTGWSSERAATLVAGNSGLGVALPPNSTMFIILALPAAMGATASSVYVALACAGAYAVLYRLLLVAYWAKKFNLPKDTADTHVPLKQSFKEGWSSPAIFWGILIPVFITIGPLAQWLSQPEHVGDKALKAVSIIVWVPILISVIAVIEGFKHLKNDIPKLKQNLVKEIPQFATVGISLFAALGAAEIMDELGVGDELSALLGSLDLPKILMIALVAVLTIIVATPLSSTATAAAVGAPAMAALTAVGLDPTLAVIVILLCSSTEGASPPVGAPIYLSAAMADAEPSKMFVPLVAWFVVPMVLLAVVIGMGWLPIYIPAG, encoded by the coding sequence ATGGGAATCGTTGCCTTGGCGGTATTTATCGGCGTCGCAGTCGTGATTAACGTGGTGATGAAACGCGACATCTCAGAAGCTTTGTTGGTGGGCTTAGTCGCTGTCGCCGCGCTGGGAGGAAAAGACTTTTTCCACCTGTTAAAGGCAGGCGTCATTGCTGGTGCCCAGAATGAAGTCTTGTTTGCCGGTTTGGCGTTTGTGTTTATGGGCGCAATCGTGAATGCGACTGGCTTGATCGACCGGTTGATTGCCATTTTGAACTCGATGTTCGGTCGCGTCCGCGGTGGTGCGGGATATGTGTCTACCTTGGGCTCTGCGATAATCGGTCTTGTCGCAGGTTCTACGGCTGGTAACTCGGCTACAGTCGGTTCGGTTACTGTGCCGTGGATGAAGAAAACTGGCTGGTCATCTGAGCGTGCAGCGACCCTCGTAGCAGGCAACTCCGGTTTGGGTGTGGCTCTGCCGCCGAACTCCACGATGTTCATCATCCTTGCGCTACCCGCAGCCATGGGGGCAACGGCTTCGAGTGTGTACGTAGCCCTTGCTTGTGCTGGCGCGTACGCTGTGCTCTACCGACTCCTCCTTGTGGCGTACTGGGCCAAAAAATTCAATTTGCCCAAGGACACTGCCGATACCCACGTTCCTCTCAAGCAGTCATTCAAAGAAGGATGGAGCTCCCCGGCGATTTTCTGGGGAATCTTAATCCCGGTTTTCATCACCATTGGGCCACTGGCTCAGTGGCTGTCCCAGCCAGAACATGTCGGTGACAAGGCTCTCAAGGCCGTGTCCATCATCGTGTGGGTGCCAATTCTCATCTCCGTGATCGCGGTGATTGAAGGCTTTAAGCATCTCAAGAACGATATTCCGAAGCTGAAGCAGAATTTGGTCAAAGAAATTCCGCAGTTTGCCACGGTAGGTATTTCGCTCTTTGCGGCGCTTGGCGCTGCGGAGATTATGGATGAATTGGGCGTAGGCGATGAGCTTAGTGCTCTGCTTGGCAGCTTGGATTTGCCGAAGATTCTCATGATCGCTCTGGTCGCGGTGCTGACCATCATCGTGGCGACTCCACTTTCTTCTACGGCTACCGCTGCAGCTGTTGGTGCTCCTGCCATGGCTGCTCTGACCGCCGTTGGTCTGGATCCGACGCTGGCGGTAATCGTGATTCTTCTCTGCAGCTCGACTGAGGGTGCATCCCCGCCAGTTGGTGCGCCGATTTATCTCTCTGCGGCTATGGCGGATGCAGAACCCTCGAAGATGTTCGTTCCATTGGTGGCATGGTTCGTGGTGCCGATGGTGTTGTTGGCAGTGGTCATCGGTATGGGATGGCTTCCGATTTACATTCCAGCAGGATAG
- a CDS encoding GntR family transcriptional regulator, translating into MMMRVTRANTLTEQVMDHVRSAIFDGSMTADEWYSVYQLADQLGISRSPVRDALLRLEEAGLIMFVRNRGFQIRRTRPEDVAEIFALRLSIEPGAAGRAALLADTQAIANLQELLNSMEQAAHQGHSDHFFDLDQAFHAEILRAGNSPRGRDFIDRLRTNTRLIGASTAGSSRTLLDIHREHQPIFEAIADGDIAGARSAMSGHVTTTGQLLLKQAMPDAKAEDLQLLWEQFTA; encoded by the coding sequence ATGATGATGCGCGTAACTCGAGCCAACACCCTCACCGAACAGGTTATGGACCACGTTCGCAGCGCTATTTTTGACGGCTCCATGACCGCCGACGAATGGTACAGCGTTTACCAACTCGCAGATCAGCTTGGCATTTCCCGCTCTCCCGTGCGCGACGCACTACTTCGACTCGAAGAAGCAGGCCTAATCATGTTCGTACGAAATCGCGGTTTTCAGATCCGACGCACTCGCCCCGAGGATGTCGCAGAAATCTTCGCTCTTCGCCTGAGCATTGAACCTGGAGCAGCCGGTCGCGCCGCGCTTCTTGCGGATACTCAGGCAATCGCCAATCTGCAAGAGCTGCTCAATTCGATGGAACAAGCAGCCCACCAAGGACACTCTGACCACTTTTTCGACCTCGACCAAGCTTTCCACGCGGAAATCCTGCGAGCCGGCAACAGTCCACGGGGCCGTGATTTCATCGACCGGCTCCGAACCAACACACGCCTGATCGGAGCCAGCACCGCTGGATCATCCCGAACTTTGCTAGATATCCATCGCGAGCACCAGCCCATATTCGAAGCGATCGCGGACGGAGATATCGCCGGAGCCCGATCAGCAATGTCCGGGCATGTGACCACCACAGGACAACTCCTTCTGAAGCAAGCAATGCCCGATGCTAAAGCCGAGGATCTGCAACTACTGTGGGAGCAGTTTACTGCTTAG